One part of the Melioribacteraceae bacterium genome encodes these proteins:
- the hrcA gene encoding heat-inducible transcriptional repressor HrcA, with amino-acid sequence MSGYHLNEREKAILRFIIHQFILTANPVGSRNISKKYEVGLSPASIRNIMSDLEDLGYLNHPHTSAGRVPTDMGYRVYVDSLMDPPKLGSDARSMVDSNLSQAASETEDLLRITSSILSNLTNQLALVTYPKFEQAILERIQIVQLSSIRILVVVTVQSGLIRTITLEINAEVNENNIAVVQQLLNEKLSGLRFSEIRSTLNDRIKDFNSDSVKPIIRVFVDSVDKIFNDIGSEKTIISGAKNILSQPEFEDHEQFQSVIELIENKDVIIHILDKKLTDSTDLNITIGKENQDEKFSDYSLITKEYKVGELKGTLGIMGPKRMDYSRIIAAVVYIAEQLTRELTKQR; translated from the coding sequence TTCGAAAAAATATGAAGTTGGACTATCGCCGGCCTCGATCCGAAATATAATGTCGGACCTCGAAGATCTCGGCTATCTCAATCATCCTCATACATCGGCCGGAAGAGTCCCGACCGATATGGGCTACCGTGTTTATGTAGATTCATTGATGGATCCGCCTAAACTCGGATCGGATGCCAGAAGTATGGTGGATAGTAATCTGAGTCAGGCTGCATCGGAAACAGAAGATCTTTTAAGGATAACATCATCTATATTGAGTAATCTTACGAACCAGCTGGCTCTTGTAACTTATCCGAAATTTGAGCAGGCGATTCTGGAAAGAATTCAAATTGTACAGCTTTCTTCCATCCGGATTCTCGTTGTTGTAACAGTTCAGTCCGGACTTATAAGAACCATAACTCTTGAGATTAATGCAGAGGTTAATGAAAATAATATTGCCGTAGTTCAGCAACTCCTGAACGAAAAGCTTTCGGGTTTACGTTTTTCGGAAATAAGATCTACATTGAATGACAGGATCAAAGATTTTAATAGTGATTCCGTAAAACCGATTATCAGGGTGTTTGTTGATTCAGTAGATAAAATCTTTAATGATATCGGTAGCGAAAAGACGATTATTTCCGGCGCGAAAAATATACTTTCTCAGCCTGAGTTCGAAGATCACGAACAGTTTCAGAGCGTTATTGAACTGATTGAGAATAAAGATGTTATAATTCATATTCTCGATAAAAAATTAACCGACAGTACCGATCTCAATATCACGATCGGCAAAGAAAACCAGGATGAAAAGTTTTCGGATTATAGTTTAATTACAAAGGAATACAAAGTAGGTGAATTAAAAGGTACGCTTGGAATTATGGGTCCGAAAAGAATGGACTATTCCAGGATTATTGCCGCTGTAGTTTATATAGCAGAACAATTAACACGCGAATTAACAAAACAAAGATAG
- the grpE gene encoding nucleotide exchange factor GrpE, with the protein MKKKKDVNEELNGQPDEMESNQEFKQEINEEDTSIEIEGKPAADDKSEDLKTAIQKISELEDKVKQLQDSLLRKAAEFENYKRRTENDQLNLLKYAAEPIIKNILIVYDDMERSISHINDNNNFDSLKKGMELVFEKFTKILNSQGVKKIDAMGKPFDVNFHEALMQQPVNSAPPNTVIQIVEEGYMYKDKVIRHSKVIVSSEAEDQAQNNSGSNKTAGTDSNLEG; encoded by the coding sequence ATGAAGAAAAAGAAAGATGTTAATGAAGAATTAAACGGTCAACCGGATGAAATGGAATCGAATCAAGAATTTAAACAGGAGATAAACGAAGAAGATACTTCAATAGAAATTGAAGGAAAACCTGCAGCCGATGATAAATCGGAAGACCTGAAGACGGCAATTCAGAAAATTTCGGAACTTGAAGATAAAGTAAAACAACTTCAGGATTCGCTCCTGAGAAAAGCTGCCGAGTTTGAAAATTATAAAAGAAGGACAGAAAATGATCAGCTCAACCTGCTTAAATATGCAGCAGAGCCGATAATAAAAAATATTCTGATAGTGTATGACGATATGGAAAGATCTATTAGCCATATAAACGACAATAACAATTTTGATTCTCTTAAGAAAGGAATGGAGCTTGTATTCGAAAAGTTTACCAAAATTCTGAATTCGCAGGGTGTAAAAAAGATTGATGCAATGGGAAAACCTTTCGACGTCAATTTTCACGAAGCTTTAATGCAGCAGCCTGTCAACTCCGCCCCTCCCAATACTGTAATTCAGATTGTTGAAGAGGGCTATATGTATAAAGACAAAGTAATTCGTCATTCAAAAGTAATTGTAAGTTCGGAGGCTGAAGATCAGGCTCAAAATAACTCCGGTTCTAATAAGACCGCCGGAACAGATTCCAATCTCGAAGGATAA
- the dnaJ gene encoding molecular chaperone DnaJ, which translates to MAKKDYYEILGVSKSASQDELKKAYRKLAMQYHPDRNPGNKEAEEKFKEAAEAYEVLSNDEKRAKYDRYGHSGLRGGQDFHSYQNVNDIFSHFSDIFGGAFGGSSIFDDFFGGSAQRGKQKQSGTPGADLKITLKLTLEEVATGTTKKVKIKKFNKCDECSGTGAKSSGSFKTCASCNGTGEIRQVSRSIFGQFVNIAPCNNCNGTGKIISDPCVKCSGDGRVHSESTIKINVPAGVFDGSYMTLRSEGNAGKNGGPSGDIIVVFEEIQHEHFLRDGDNIIYELNISYPEAVMGTEVEVPTLNGKAKLKIDPGTQSGKFLKMREKGIQHLNKHGAGDQLVKINIHVPKNVTSKEKELLKELQKLSNIKPGR; encoded by the coding sequence ATGGCAAAAAAAGATTATTATGAAATTCTGGGTGTATCCAAATCGGCTTCGCAGGATGAATTAAAAAAAGCCTACAGAAAACTTGCAATGCAGTACCATCCGGATAGGAATCCCGGAAATAAAGAAGCCGAAGAAAAATTCAAAGAAGCAGCCGAAGCTTACGAGGTCCTCAGCAATGATGAGAAAAGAGCAAAGTACGACCGTTACGGACACAGCGGTTTAAGAGGCGGTCAGGATTTCCATAGTTACCAGAATGTAAATGATATCTTCAGTCATTTCTCCGACATATTCGGTGGTGCGTTCGGCGGTTCTTCTATTTTCGACGATTTCTTCGGCGGTTCTGCTCAAAGAGGAAAACAGAAACAATCCGGTACTCCGGGCGCAGATCTTAAAATAACTTTAAAACTTACTCTTGAAGAAGTTGCCACCGGAACCACCAAAAAAGTAAAAATAAAAAAGTTTAACAAGTGCGACGAATGCAGCGGTACCGGCGCTAAATCGTCCGGTAGTTTCAAAACATGTGCATCGTGTAACGGTACAGGTGAAATAAGGCAGGTTTCCAGATCAATATTCGGTCAGTTCGTAAACATTGCCCCCTGCAATAATTGTAATGGAACCGGAAAAATCATTTCCGATCCATGCGTTAAATGTTCGGGTGACGGCCGTGTTCATTCCGAATCCACAATTAAAATCAATGTTCCGGCTGGCGTTTTCGATGGAAGCTATATGACACTCCGCTCCGAAGGGAATGCCGGAAAAAACGGTGGACCTTCAGGAGATATTATTGTTGTATTCGAAGAGATTCAGCATGAGCATTTCCTCCGCGACGGCGATAATATTATTTACGAACTTAATATCAGTTATCCCGAAGCTGTTATGGGTACAGAAGTTGAAGTACCTACTTTAAACGGAAAAGCGAAACTAAAAATTGACCCCGGAACACAATCGGGCAAGTTTCTCAAAATGAGGGAGAAAGGAATTCAGCACCTGAATAAACACGGTGCAGGTGATCAGCTTGTTAAGATCAATATTCATGTTCCTAAAAATGTAACTTCAAAAGAGAAGGAACTCTTGAAGGAGCTTCAGAAACTTTCGAACATTAAACCGGGCAGATAA
- a CDS encoding ComEA family DNA-binding protein, protein MKIITRVSRKFGFTETESRIIFFLLVTLFAGIIIHLIKSETENPFLLEFDYSNEDSRFYHDENPLNVGDSTEKFTEKRVESKSELSDFRTEKKEGNKGIASFSPLNKLDINGAGTDQFTSLPGIGLKTAQNIVDYRIKNGRFKSIDELLFVKGIGKSKFEKIKNLISVN, encoded by the coding sequence ATGAAAATTATTACCAGAGTATCCCGCAAATTTGGTTTTACCGAGACAGAATCCAGAATAATTTTTTTCCTTTTAGTTACTCTGTTCGCCGGAATTATTATCCACCTTATAAAAAGTGAAACAGAGAACCCATTTCTTTTAGAGTTCGATTATTCAAATGAGGATAGCAGGTTCTATCATGATGAAAATCCTTTAAATGTTGGCGATAGTACTGAAAAATTTACTGAAAAAAGGGTTGAATCTAAGTCTGAACTTTCAGATTTTAGAACCGAGAAAAAAGAAGGAAACAAGGGTATTGCCTCCTTCTCTCCGTTAAATAAACTCGATATTAACGGCGCAGGGACCGATCAGTTCACATCATTGCCCGGTATCGGATTAAAAACGGCTCAGAATATTGTCGACTATAGAATTAAAAACGGAAGATTCAAAAGTATCGACGAATTGCTCTTTGTTAAAGGTATTGGTAAATCGAAATTCGAGAAAATTAAAAATCTTATTTCAGTTAATTAA
- the rsmD gene encoding 16S rRNA (guanine(966)-N(2))-methyltransferase RsmD, producing the protein MRIIGGIYKGRTVRFPKSKLVRPTTDKTKESIFNYLIHTIDFEGILVCDLYAGSGSLGLEALSRGASQVHFVEKDFSVSRVLKENITSLNADDLCKVFKMDAVKFTKIEDHAQYNLILADPPFFKDDIHKVVENILSGDFLEEGGLMIVERSVQTKENDIENFKCEPFKKLGDSLIYRFVR; encoded by the coding sequence ATGAGAATAATAGGCGGTATTTATAAAGGAAGAACGGTCAGGTTTCCAAAATCCAAACTGGTTAGGCCTACAACCGACAAGACAAAAGAATCGATCTTTAATTATTTGATTCACACTATCGACTTTGAAGGAATCCTCGTATGCGATTTATATGCCGGGTCCGGTTCGCTTGGGCTCGAAGCCCTGAGCAGAGGAGCATCGCAGGTACATTTTGTTGAGAAGGATTTCAGTGTCTCGCGTGTCTTGAAAGAGAATATTACGTCACTTAATGCCGACGACTTGTGTAAAGTATTTAAAATGGACGCAGTAAAATTCACTAAAATTGAAGATCATGCACAATATAATCTTATACTGGCTGATCCTCCTTTTTTTAAAGACGATATTCATAAAGTAGTAGAGAATATTCTTTCGGGAGATTTCCTGGAGGAGGGCGGTTTAATGATTGTTGAAAGATCGGTTCAGACCAAAGAAAATGATATTGAAAATTTTAAATGCGAGCCGTTCAAAAAACTTGGGGATAGCCTGATTTATCGATTCGTGAGGTAA
- the coaD gene encoding pantetheine-phosphate adenylyltransferase, translating to MAKVIYPGTFDPVTNGHIDIIKRAVELFEEVIVTVAKNPSKTCLFTVEERVEMLRESLKGFDRVKIDWFDGLVVEHARRSGAIGIIRGLRAVSDFEYEFQMALMNRKLADDITTILLMPHARYTYLNSTIVRNLSQFHGNVAEFVPPIVNAKLKAKFNTK from the coding sequence ATGGCAAAAGTAATTTACCCGGGCACATTCGATCCTGTTACAAACGGTCATATCGACATTATTAAACGGGCAGTTGAATTATTCGAAGAAGTGATTGTTACGGTTGCTAAAAATCCTTCCAAGACCTGCCTCTTCACGGTAGAGGAGAGGGTGGAAATGCTGAGGGAAAGTTTGAAAGGATTCGACAGGGTAAAGATCGACTGGTTTGACGGATTGGTAGTAGAACACGCAAGGCGTTCCGGAGCTATCGGAATTATAAGAGGGCTTCGCGCGGTAAGTGATTTTGAATACGAATTCCAGATGGCCCTGATGAACCGCAAACTCGCCGATGATATTACTACCATCCTGTTGATGCCCCATGCTCGTTACACATATCTGAATTCGACTATTGTAAGGAATCTATCTCAATTCCACGGAAACGTTGCCGAGTTTGTCCCCCCGATTGTTAATGCCAAGTTAAAAGCAAAGTTCAATACAAAATAA
- a CDS encoding sodium:solute symporter family protein yields MESLHGLGSATDWIVMFVYFFGIMLFGSYFAKYNRTTTDFFFGGRRFAWWLITVSIVATGVGSHSFVKYSAKGFEHGISSTMTYMNDWFFVPFFLFGWLPIVVYTKIRSIPEYFEKRFSPSVRRIATVFQLLYLIGYLGIGLLTLGKVFTPLLPAEINLLGLSIPVSLMGVIITIAIITGTYTTFGGQTAVIFTDLLQGLILLFAGFLIFLMGVNYVGGFESFWHLLPVEWRLPLADFNTPPDFNFVGIFWQDGVAGSVGFLFMNMGLIMRFMSAKSVDEGRKAAVFNVLFMLPLSAIVVGNAGWIGKAMAGMISSELSPNVNPDEVFIAVTHIIASQGVFGFVIAALTATLLSTVDSLINAIAAVYMNDVHHPLKKYFKKKVKSAEEEAKQELGAARIASVVITAIGVLATIPFSQYPTVYEAHGYFHSTLTPPLVTAIFLGIFWRKFTPAGVLATFLGGSSLMILGARYPGILITPFAHGTPLDPVHPYTYISALYNTFVCVAVAVVITLTFSWQKRIVNRLKKLDSHNNLMKVFFAVIVGSLIMVWFNIGGMYLLLATTFIMTVLVSLTAQYYIHFDPAVHTDGLTAWSLHRAKEIFKGGKINEREGEIVSVNWKLRNDDEDYVSLSLTDLKKMEAEEGDLVYVSDKRKYLGGLKSFHSKIGKSHDEAGVIYISREHKLTGQFQEGRILTAEKEM; encoded by the coding sequence ATGGAATCATTACACGGTTTAGGAAGCGCTACCGACTGGATAGTAATGTTTGTTTACTTCTTCGGTATAATGCTTTTTGGAAGCTACTTTGCAAAATACAACAGAACAACAACAGATTTCTTTTTTGGAGGCAGACGATTCGCGTGGTGGTTAATCACCGTTTCAATTGTTGCGACCGGAGTTGGAAGTCATAGTTTTGTTAAATATTCCGCTAAGGGTTTTGAGCACGGGATATCATCAACAATGACATATATGAACGATTGGTTTTTCGTACCGTTCTTTTTATTCGGCTGGCTTCCGATAGTCGTATATACCAAGATCCGTTCAATTCCCGAATATTTTGAAAAAAGATTCAGCCCTTCCGTCAGGAGAATTGCAACCGTCTTCCAGCTTCTCTATCTGATAGGATATCTGGGAATTGGATTACTTACTCTAGGTAAAGTATTCACACCGCTATTACCTGCTGAGATTAATCTGCTCGGTTTATCAATACCGGTATCGCTTATGGGTGTAATAATTACTATTGCTATTATTACTGGTACATATACAACATTCGGCGGACAGACGGCAGTTATTTTCACAGATCTATTACAAGGTTTGATCCTACTATTTGCCGGGTTCCTGATCTTCCTGATGGGTGTTAATTATGTGGGCGGGTTTGAATCCTTCTGGCATTTACTTCCGGTAGAGTGGAGGTTACCGTTAGCAGATTTCAATACACCGCCGGATTTTAATTTCGTTGGAATATTCTGGCAGGATGGCGTTGCCGGTTCGGTCGGATTCCTTTTTATGAACATGGGTTTAATAATGAGATTTATGTCCGCAAAAAGTGTTGATGAAGGTAGAAAGGCCGCAGTATTTAATGTTTTGTTTATGCTTCCTTTATCAGCAATTGTTGTCGGTAATGCAGGTTGGATTGGTAAAGCAATGGCGGGAATGATCTCTTCAGAATTGAGTCCGAATGTTAATCCGGATGAAGTGTTTATAGCAGTTACTCATATAATTGCATCCCAAGGAGTATTCGGATTTGTAATTGCAGCACTGACAGCAACATTATTATCGACAGTTGATTCATTGATTAACGCAATTGCCGCAGTTTATATGAATGATGTCCATCATCCGCTTAAAAAGTATTTTAAGAAAAAAGTTAAATCGGCAGAGGAGGAGGCCAAACAGGAACTGGGTGCGGCAAGGATTGCCTCTGTTGTAATTACTGCAATAGGCGTTCTGGCAACTATACCGTTCAGCCAGTATCCAACGGTTTATGAGGCTCACGGATATTTTCATTCAACTTTAACTCCTCCGCTTGTAACTGCTATATTCCTCGGGATTTTCTGGAGGAAATTTACACCGGCAGGAGTTCTTGCAACATTTTTAGGCGGATCTTCTTTAATGATTCTTGGGGCAAGATACCCCGGAATTCTGATCACTCCTTTCGCACATGGAACACCGCTCGATCCTGTTCATCCTTATACGTATATAAGCGCATTATATAATACTTTTGTCTGCGTTGCTGTAGCAGTTGTTATAACCCTTACATTCAGCTGGCAGAAGAGAATTGTAAATAGACTGAAGAAACTCGATTCACATAATAACCTTATGAAAGTTTTCTTTGCAGTTATCGTCGGCTCCTTGATAATGGTTTGGTTCAACATCGGCGGAATGTATCTGCTGCTCGCTACTACATTTATTATGACAGTCCTGGTTTCTCTTACCGCACAGTATTACATTCACTTTGATCCCGCTGTTCATACAGACGGACTAACCGCCTGGTCACTCCACAGGGCTAAAGAAATTTTCAAGGGTGGTAAAATAAATGAACGCGAGGGAGAAATTGTAAGTGTAAACTGGAAATTGAGGAATGATGATGAAGATTACGTCAGCCTCTCCCTGACAGATTTGAAGAAAATGGAAGCCGAAGAAGGCGACCTTGTTTATGTAAGTGATAAAAGAAAATATCTAGGCGGATTGAAATCCTTCCATTCTAAAATTGGTAAATCTCACGATGAAGCGGGTGTAATCTACATAAGCAGGGAGCATAAACTGACCGGACAGTTCCAGGAAGGCAGAATTCTAACCGCTGAAAAGGAAATGTAA
- a CDS encoding peptidylprolyl isomerase, with product MAMMAKMRSLAPWFILLVGGLFVLFMVISDSGVLDFVQQQKQYIGSINGEDITYQEYSNLIERARQNQEQATGQAIDESQMDFFRDQVWDALITQKMIDEKVKEFGIVVTDEEIKNELMGPNPPAMLRQQFTDSTGNFNRQLYEQAMRDPRNKEIVIAVEDQIRQQFIQQKLQNYLFASITVSDEEAKDRFMQQNIKMKADYIMIDPNTIPQDQYTVTDSDIKKYYDENIDNYKIEPSRKIKYVLFRRQASRDDSVGVKKNLEAIVSKLKADTASFKSYVDIYSEQPYSKDTISLSSLPAEAKDALTKASKGDIVGPVSSFEGYIVYRYIDKIKSKQESVRASHILVRTTGNDSEDQKKANGIYNEIMKGANFEATAKAKSDDGSGSNGGDLGWASRGQWVKEFEEAAFNGKIGVVQKPVKSVFGYHIIKVTGRSNEDFVVEKIVNKVQISATTNDNLFQNASDFAYVAADNGFEAEAKILNYNVIETPPFTSETMAIPGVGINQALVKWAFDNNVGSVSEVFRVASGYVVATVSEVIKAGFKKFDDVKSLIKNDVMREKSFIKASELITQIRKSIGDGGDPQVAKNIWYAAKVDTTGEFTLMGNINGIGREIALAEYAGKAEFNKWSQPVKGNIGVYLINLRSRTSFDKSQFDAQKQVLRKNILDQKRNNYFNIWLQDLKKEADIVDNRYLFFR from the coding sequence ATGGCTATGATGGCCAAGATGAGGAGTTTAGCTCCCTGGTTCATTCTGCTTGTTGGTGGATTATTTGTATTGTTTATGGTTATTTCAGATTCAGGTGTTCTCGATTTCGTCCAGCAGCAAAAACAGTATATCGGTTCTATTAACGGCGAGGATATTACTTATCAGGAATATTCAAACCTTATTGAACGAGCCAGACAAAACCAGGAACAGGCAACAGGTCAGGCAATCGATGAATCGCAGATGGATTTCTTCCGCGACCAGGTATGGGATGCCCTTATTACCCAGAAAATGATTGACGAGAAGGTAAAGGAATTCGGTATTGTGGTAACCGATGAAGAAATAAAAAATGAATTGATGGGACCCAATCCGCCTGCCATGCTCAGACAACAGTTTACCGATTCAACCGGGAATTTCAATCGCCAGCTTTACGAACAGGCAATGCGCGATCCAAGAAATAAAGAAATTGTAATTGCCGTTGAAGATCAGATCCGTCAGCAGTTTATTCAGCAGAAACTTCAGAACTATCTCTTTGCTTCAATTACGGTAAGCGACGAAGAAGCTAAAGACCGCTTTATGCAGCAGAATATTAAAATGAAAGCCGATTATATTATGATTGATCCCAATACTATTCCACAGGATCAGTATACGGTTACAGACTCAGACATTAAGAAATATTATGATGAGAATATTGATAATTATAAAATTGAGCCATCGAGAAAAATTAAATATGTTCTTTTCAGACGCCAGGCCTCGCGCGATGATTCCGTTGGCGTTAAAAAGAATCTTGAAGCTATCGTATCAAAACTGAAAGCCGATACTGCTTCATTTAAATCCTACGTCGATATTTATTCTGAACAGCCGTATTCGAAAGATACTATCTCATTGTCCTCATTACCGGCTGAGGCAAAAGACGCATTAACAAAAGCCAGTAAAGGAGATATTGTTGGACCGGTCTCCTCATTCGAAGGATATATTGTTTACCGTTATATAGATAAAATAAAATCGAAACAGGAATCCGTAAGAGCTTCCCATATTCTCGTACGGACTACTGGAAACGATAGCGAAGATCAAAAGAAAGCAAACGGCATTTATAATGAAATTATGAAAGGCGCTAATTTCGAAGCTACCGCAAAGGCAAAATCTGACGACGGAAGCGGAAGCAACGGCGGTGACCTCGGATGGGCCTCAAGAGGACAGTGGGTTAAAGAGTTTGAAGAAGCCGCATTCAACGGAAAGATCGGTGTGGTTCAGAAACCTGTTAAATCCGTGTTCGGTTATCATATTATCAAAGTAACCGGAAGATCTAATGAGGATTTTGTAGTTGAAAAAATTGTTAATAAAGTTCAGATCTCTGCTACAACCAATGATAATCTTTTTCAGAACGCATCGGATTTTGCTTATGTTGCAGCCGATAACGGTTTTGAAGCCGAAGCAAAGATTCTGAACTATAACGTGATTGAGACTCCTCCTTTTACAAGTGAAACGATGGCTATTCCCGGAGTTGGTATCAATCAGGCCCTTGTTAAATGGGCGTTTGATAACAACGTCGGCAGCGTAAGTGAAGTTTTCCGTGTTGCATCCGGTTATGTTGTTGCCACAGTATCAGAGGTTATTAAAGCCGGCTTTAAGAAATTCGATGATGTAAAAAGTCTGATTAAAAATGATGTCATGCGCGAGAAGAGCTTTATTAAAGCTTCCGAGCTGATCACCCAGATCCGTAAGAGTATCGGCGATGGCGGCGATCCTCAGGTTGCTAAAAATATCTGGTATGCTGCAAAGGTAGATACTACTGGAGAGTTTACTTTAATGGGAAACATTAACGGTATCGGAAGGGAAATTGCTCTCGCTGAATATGCCGGCAAAGCTGAATTCAACAAATGGTCCCAGCCTGTTAAAGGAAATATTGGAGTTTACCTGATCAACCTTAGATCGCGTACTAGCTTCGACAAGTCCCAGTTCGATGCCCAGAAACAGGTTCTTAGAAAAAACATTTTGGATCAGAAAAGAAATAATTACTTCAACATATGGCTGCAGGATTTAAAGAAAGAAGCCGATATCGTTGATAACAGATACCTCTTTTTCCGCTGA